CACCCCGTCGCTTTCTATCAATTGATTCACAGCATTGCGCAGACCTGCCGTGCGATTGCTGCTGCTGTGGACCGCAGCGCGCTGGCAGGTACCACGGGTAGTGCTGGTGTTGCCAACGTTCAAGGCGAAGAACAAAAAAAGCTCGATATTGTCACCAACACCTTGATGCTGGAAGGCACCGCCAACAACGACGTATTGGCGGCAGTGGCATCCGAAGAAATGGCGCGGATCAGCCGCACTGGTCAGGCGCGTAAAGCCGGTCAATATCTGTTGCTGTTTGATCCATTGGACGGCTCTTCCAACGTGGACGTGAATGCACCGGTGGGAACGATATTTTCGATCCTTCGTTGTGCTGACAGTACTTATCCGGTGAGTGAATCGGATTTCCTGCAGCCGGGCACGGCTCAAGTGTGCGCCGGGTATGCTATCTATGGCGCGGCCACCATGCTGGTGCTGACGCTCGGTGATGGGGTGGACGGTTTTACGCTGGATCGGGATAGCGGTGAATTCGTTCTTACTCATCCGCGGATGACCATCCCGGCCAGCACACGTGAATTTGCCATCAACACGGCTAATACCCGTTTCTGGGAAGCACCGGTCAACCGTTATATCGACGAATGCCTGGCCGGAGCCAATGGTCCGCGCAAACAGGATTTCAACATGCGTTGGGTGGCTGCGATGGTTGCTGACGTGCATCGCATTCTGCTGCGTGGAGGCGTGTTTCTGTATCCACAAGACACCCGCGAAGCAAGCCGCTTTGGCAAATTGCGACTGCTGTATGAGGCAAATCCGATGTCTTTTCTGGTAGAGCAAGCCGGCGGCATGAGCAGTACCGGTCATGAGCGGGTCATGGATATCCAGCCGCACG
This genomic interval from Silvimonas soli contains the following:
- a CDS encoding class 1 fructose-bisphosphatase translates to MSTSLSSFIATRCTTDDRHPVAFYQLIHSIAQTCRAIAAAVDRSALAGTTGSAGVANVQGEEQKKLDIVTNTLMLEGTANNDVLAAVASEEMARISRTGQARKAGQYLLLFDPLDGSSNVDVNAPVGTIFSILRCADSTYPVSESDFLQPGTAQVCAGYAIYGAATMLVLTLGDGVDGFTLDRDSGEFVLTHPRMTIPASTREFAINTANTRFWEAPVNRYIDECLAGANGPRKQDFNMRWVAAMVADVHRILLRGGVFLYPQDTREASRFGKLRLLYEANPMSFLVEQAGGMSSTGHERVMDIQPHALHQRIAVMLGSRDEVERLTAYHQQAAQPVPDLVNALRHLWTEY